One Parus major isolate Abel unplaced genomic scaffold, Parus_major1.1 Scaffold290, whole genome shotgun sequence genomic window carries:
- the FNDC4 gene encoding fibronectin type III domain-containing protein 4, whose amino-acid sequence MARVSAMISPVLVLFGCDLCFVRANRPPSPVNVTVTQLKANSATVSWDVPEGDVVIGYAILQQRQDGQMQRFIREVNTTNRACVLWDLAEDADYIIQVQSIGLYGESQASKRVHFRTLKETDRLPSNSSNQGDITMEGLDKDRQLQTGEIIIIVAVLLMWAAVIALFCRQYDIIKDNDSNNNKEKTKPSSEHSTPERPSGGLLRSKKKSPSVNIIEV is encoded by the exons ATGGCCCGAGTCTCGGCGATGATCAGCCCGGTCCTGGTGCTCTTCGGCTGCGACCTGTGTTTCGTGCGAGCCA ACAGGCCACCGTCCCCTGTCAACGTGACTGTGACGCAGCTGAAGGCAAACTCTGCCACAGTCTCCTGGGACGTACCAGAAGGAGACGTGGTCATCGGCTACGCCATTCTACAGCAG AGGCAGGATGGGCAGATGCAGCGCTTCATCCGGGAGGTGAACACCACCAACCGTGCCTGTGTGCTGTGGGACCTGGCAGAGGACGCTGACTACATCATCCAGGTGCAGAGCATTGGCCTGTATGGGGAGAGCCAGGCTAGCAAGCGTGTCCACTTCCGCACCCTGAAGGAGACCGACCGCCTGCCTTCCAACAGCTCCAACCAAG GTGACATCACCATGGAAGGGCTGGACAAAGACCGGCAGCTGCAGACAGGCGAGATTATTATCattgtggctgtgctgctcatgTGGGCAG CGGTGATCGCCCTGTTCTGCAGACAATATGATATCATCAAGGATAATGACTCCAACAACAACAAGGAGAAGACAAAGCCGTCCTCAGAGCATAGCACACCAGAGCGACCAAGCGGAGGGCTGCTGCGGAGCAAG AAGAAATCTCCCTCGGTCAATATCATCGAGGTGTAA
- the LOC107198721 gene encoding low density lipoprotein receptor adapter protein 1-like — MQEPLLEGMCFTLKYLGMTLVEKPKGEDMAAAAIRRIVATARVGARKFQKVILTVSPRGISLQDADTKEMVENISIYRISYCTTDKLQNKVFAYVAQSQENGALECHAFLSPKKKIAQAVTLTVAQAFQMALDLWEATHAAGSRQDQPLHPSCVLESSEPGRPCEPAPSGSAPFRHHFGEEEEEEDDNVNETLPGSMEELEKGAHSPAAQLLCYRLGPPPDSWMVLGGVGHSPSAGPKTPLG; from the exons ATGCAGGAGCCACTGCTTGAGGGGATGTGCTTCACCCTCAAGTATCTGGGCATGACGCTGGTAGAAAAACCAAAAGGAGAAGacatggctgctgctgccatccgCAGGATCGTGGCCACG GCACGGGTCGGAGCTCGCAAGTTTCAGAAGGTGATTCTGACAGTGTCTCCAAGGGGCATCTCACTGCAGGATGCAGACACTAAGGAGATGGTGGAGAACATCTCCATCTACAG GATCTCCTACTGCACAACAGACAAGCTGCAGAACAAGGTCTTTGCTTATGTtgcccagagccaggagaaCGGAGCACTGGAGTGCCATGCCTTCCTCTCACCGAAGAAGAAGATT GCCCAGGCTGTGACTCTGACCGTGGCCCAGGCCTTTCAGATGGCACTTGATCTCTGGGAAGCAACACATGCTGCAG GCTCTAGGCAGGATCAGCCCCTTCACCCTTCATGTGTGTTGGAGAGCAGTGAGCCTGGCAGACCCTGTGAGCCAGCCCCCTCAGGGAGCGCTCCCTTCAGACACCACTTTGGG gaggaggaggaggaggaagatgataATGTCAATGAAACCTTACCTGG CAgcatggaggagctggagaagggagcacacagcccagcag CACAGCTGTTATGCTACCGCCTGGGGCCGCCCCCGGACAGCTGGATGGTGCTGGGAGGGGTTGGACACTCACCCAGCGCTGGCCCCAAGACTCCCCTGGGCTAA